A window of Chitinophagales bacterium contains these coding sequences:
- a CDS encoding RNA methyltransferase: protein MEELGRKSVEEFRESRKNPVIAVLENVRSGYNVGSLFRTGDAFLLEAIYICGYSPYPPHKEIRKTALGAEDTVSWKHFKTATEAVHELKEMGYRVFAVEQTENSIPLQKAEFDPMEKIAVIFGNEVTGVEQSTISLCEGTIEIPQWGMKHSLNIATAAGVVLWELVRKRVKEENT from the coding sequence ATGGAAGAGTTGGGTCGAAAATCGGTGGAGGAGTTCCGGGAATCCCGGAAAAATCCGGTAATTGCCGTTTTAGAGAATGTACGGAGCGGCTACAATGTGGGTAGTTTGTTTCGAACCGGTGATGCTTTTTTACTCGAAGCCATTTATATCTGTGGTTATTCTCCATATCCTCCCCATAAGGAAATTCGCAAAACAGCCCTTGGGGCTGAAGATACCGTGAGCTGGAAACATTTTAAAACAGCAACCGAGGCTGTCCATGAATTGAAAGAAATGGGTTACCGGGTCTTTGCGGTGGAGCAAACGGAGAATAGTATCCCGCTGCAAAAGGCAGAGTTTGACCCCATGGAAAAAATCGCGGTCATTTTTGGAAATGAAGTGACCGGTGTGGAGCAATCCACTATTTCCCTCTGTGAAGGAACGATAGAAATTCCTCAGTGGGGGATGAAACATTCGCTCAATATCGCTACCGCAGCAGGGGTGGTGTTGTGGGAGTTGGTGCGCAAACGCGTGAAAGAAGAAAATACCTAA
- a CDS encoding RluA family pseudouridine synthase → MAEELDKEPGQYGNDDLYERFVFRTDKGQEPLRIDKYLMNRIEGATRNKLQQALNAGLVTVNGKEVKPNFKVKGLDEIIVYSDTSAADTEVVPEPMELNIAFEDEHLMMINKPAGMVVHPGSGNYTGTLLNGVAWYLKQKDPGVTEESLPRFGLVHRIDKNTSGLLVLAKTQIAMSKLAKQFYDHTVKRQYVALVWGDLKEDSGTIIAHVGRHQRFRKLFEAYPDGEHGKEAITHYQVLERFGYTTLVRCILETGRTHQIRVHMKYLGHPLFNDDTYGGDKIVKGTVYARYRQFVENCFALCPRHALHARTLGFVHPVSGKELFFEADLPSDIQSVIDKWRSYAEQKNIIG, encoded by the coding sequence ATGGCTGAGGAGTTGGATAAAGAACCGGGGCAATATGGCAATGATGATCTGTATGAGCGTTTTGTCTTTCGTACCGACAAAGGGCAGGAACCGCTGCGTATTGACAAATACCTGATGAACCGGATAGAGGGGGCTACCCGAAATAAATTACAACAGGCCCTCAATGCCGGGCTGGTAACGGTCAATGGAAAGGAGGTAAAACCCAATTTCAAGGTCAAGGGTCTGGATGAGATCATAGTGTATTCGGATACCTCCGCCGCGGATACAGAGGTGGTACCTGAACCCATGGAGCTTAATATCGCTTTTGAAGATGAGCACCTGATGATGATCAACAAGCCAGCAGGTATGGTGGTACATCCGGGAAGTGGTAATTATACCGGTACCCTCCTAAATGGTGTGGCCTGGTACCTGAAGCAAAAGGATCCAGGGGTGACCGAAGAATCCCTGCCACGGTTTGGGTTGGTTCACCGTATCGATAAGAACACATCAGGTTTGCTGGTTTTGGCCAAGACACAAATAGCCATGAGCAAACTGGCCAAACAGTTTTACGATCATACTGTAAAGCGCCAATACGTAGCACTTGTTTGGGGCGATTTGAAGGAAGACAGTGGAACGATCATCGCCCATGTGGGACGTCATCAACGTTTTCGAAAATTATTTGAAGCCTATCCGGATGGTGAGCATGGAAAAGAGGCCATCACCCACTACCAGGTGCTCGAACGATTTGGCTATACCACTCTGGTACGTTGTATTTTGGAAACAGGCCGTACCCACCAGATCAGGGTTCATATGAAATACCTGGGTCATCCGCTTTTCAATGATGATACCTATGGTGGTGATAAGATCGTGAAAGGGACTGTTTATGCCCGGTACCGCCAGTTTGTGGAGAATTGCTTTGCCCTCTGTCCACGTCATGCCCTGCATGCGCGTACCCTGGGATTTGTCCATCCGGTTTCGGGAAAGGAACTTTTTTTTGAAGCAGATCTACCATCGGATATTCAATCAGTGATTGACAAGTGGAGGAGTTACGCCGAGCAAAAGAATATCATCGGTTAA
- the lipB gene encoding lipoyl(octanoyl) transferase LipB codes for MERQDVTFRDLGQMPYKEAWDYQESLLKANVQAKSEGKPTEHYLLFVEHPPVYTLGKSGKIEHVLLNEAELARRGIDFFKTNRGGDITFHGPQQIVGYPIFDLERIYTDIGRYLRELEEVIIHTLAFYGLKGERSKGETGVWLDPGIPGRERKICAMGVRCSRWITMHGFALNVNTDLNYFNFIIPCGIQNKQVTSMEKELGRKVDMQEVQEKLRLSFETIFPLQVTKS; via the coding sequence ATGGAAAGACAGGATGTGACCTTTCGTGACCTGGGACAAATGCCTTACAAGGAAGCCTGGGATTACCAGGAATCGTTGTTAAAAGCCAATGTACAGGCTAAATCGGAGGGTAAACCTACTGAACACTACCTTTTATTTGTCGAACATCCACCCGTTTATACCCTGGGTAAGAGTGGTAAGATCGAGCATGTTCTGCTCAACGAGGCTGAACTGGCCAGAAGAGGTATCGATTTTTTTAAAACCAATCGGGGAGGTGATATCACCTTTCATGGCCCTCAGCAGATCGTAGGGTACCCCATTTTTGACCTCGAACGGATCTATACCGATATCGGCCGGTATCTACGCGAGCTCGAAGAAGTCATCATCCACACCTTGGCCTTTTATGGATTGAAAGGCGAACGATCCAAAGGAGAGACAGGTGTCTGGCTCGACCCGGGAATCCCCGGCAGAGAGAGAAAGATATGTGCCATGGGGGTAAGGTGCAGCCGCTGGATCACCATGCACGGGTTTGCTCTTAATGTGAATACCGATCTGAACTACTTTAATTTTATCATTCCCTGTGGTATCCAGAATAAACAGGTTACTTCCATGGAGAAAGAGTTAGGAAGAAAAGTAGATATGCAAGAGGTGCAGGAGAAACTTCGTCTGTCTTTTGAAACTATATTCCCACTTCAGGTAACGAAAAGCTAA
- a CDS encoding CHRD domain-containing protein, translating to MRGPKLTALLSSFSLLLILSSCDRDTQNDTNDIVRAKGVIINGAQSVPANTSAGTGTLDLVYSKATKTLTYTFNWSGLSGPAVAANIHGLASRGTVALPPPLGTYASGVAQVLWSTSAARGAAGTYSGTLLVDGVVIKEDDLLAGKYYVNIVTQARPTGEIRGQIEF from the coding sequence ATGAGAGGACCAAAACTAACTGCTTTACTTTCTTCTTTTTCCCTTCTGCTGATCCTGAGTTCCTGCGATCGTGATACGCAAAATGATACCAATGATATAGTAAGAGCCAAAGGTGTGATCATCAATGGCGCTCAATCTGTTCCAGCCAATACATCTGCCGGTACCGGAACACTTGACCTGGTTTATAGCAAAGCGACCAAGACCCTTACCTATACCTTTAACTGGAGTGGTTTGAGTGGACCTGCTGTAGCTGCCAATATCCATGGTTTGGCCAGTCGCGGTACGGTAGCACTTCCTCCACCATTGGGTACCTATGCAAGTGGTGTAGCCCAGGTGCTCTGGTCCACCAGTGCCGCCAGAGGTGCCGCTGGTACCTACTCCGGAACCCTGCTGGTTGATGGGGTGGTAATCAAAGAAGATGACCTGCTGGCCGGAAAATATTATGTGAATATCGTAACTCAGGCACGTCCTACCGGAGAGATCCGCGGACAGATCGAATTCTAA
- a CDS encoding nucleotidyltransferase, whose product MKPALVILAAGMASRYGSMKQIEGFGPSGETIMDYSIYDAIKAGFGKVVFIIREEFAENFKAIVEPRWKGKVELAYVFQHLGRFTEHCEIPMERTKPWGTAHAVMCAKDAVNEPFAVINADDFYGRDGFVKAYEFLMNESNASTYSIIGYELLKTLSDNGTVNRGVCQVDDQGNLTAIAERLNVSLKDGKIVCEDDQQPHELPLQTSVSMNFWCFTPSIFPYSEKLFKEFLDANVLNMKAEFFIPIVADKFINDKVGVIKVIPTSAQWFGVTYKEDAPEVKKSLDTLIAKGEYPDNLWA is encoded by the coding sequence ATGAAACCTGCCTTAGTCATCCTGGCCGCCGGAATGGCCTCCCGTTACGGAAGTATGAAACAGATCGAAGGGTTTGGCCCCTCCGGGGAGACCATTATGGACTATTCCATTTATGATGCCATCAAGGCGGGATTTGGAAAGGTGGTATTTATCATCCGGGAAGAATTTGCGGAAAATTTCAAAGCCATTGTGGAGCCCCGCTGGAAGGGCAAGGTGGAATTGGCCTATGTTTTTCAACACCTGGGCCGGTTTACCGAACATTGCGAGATTCCTATGGAACGTACCAAACCCTGGGGTACTGCCCATGCGGTGATGTGTGCCAAAGATGCCGTAAACGAACCCTTTGCCGTGATCAATGCCGATGATTTCTACGGCAGAGATGGCTTTGTCAAGGCCTATGAATTCCTGATGAATGAAAGCAATGCCTCAACGTATTCCATCATAGGATATGAATTATTGAAAACACTATCCGACAATGGTACCGTGAACCGCGGCGTTTGTCAGGTCGATGATCAGGGAAACCTGACCGCCATTGCCGAGCGGTTGAATGTTTCCCTGAAAGATGGGAAAATTGTTTGCGAGGATGACCAGCAACCACATGAATTGCCTCTTCAGACTTCGGTCTCCATGAATTTCTGGTGTTTTACACCTTCGATATTTCCTTACTCAGAAAAATTATTCAAGGAATTCCTTGATGCGAATGTACTCAACATGAAGGCTGAGTTCTTTATTCCCATTGTAGCCGATAAGTTCATCAATGACAAAGTAGGGGTCATCAAAGTAATCCCTACCAGCGCGCAATGGTTTGGTGTAACTTATAAAGAGGATGCGCCAGAGGTAAAGAAGAGCCTGGATACCCTGATCGCCAAAGGCGAATACCCCGATAACCTTTGGGCCTAA
- a CDS encoding peptide deformylase: MILPIVAYGHPVLRKLATDIQPDYPGLEKLIADMWETMYHSSGVGLAAPQVNRDIRLFVVDSHQILKGMDKEEREEYGDDQGTKEVFINARIVEFEGEDWPYNEGCLSIPKIREDVWRPMQVGLEYVNENFEPRKRMFTGITARVIQHEYDHIEGKLFIDHLTPLKRKLMKGKLDDISKGKISVDYRMLFPKK; encoded by the coding sequence ATGATTCTTCCTATCGTAGCCTACGGACATCCAGTTTTGCGAAAACTTGCCACTGATATTCAACCTGATTACCCGGGTCTGGAAAAATTGATCGCGGACATGTGGGAAACCATGTATCACAGTAGCGGGGTAGGGTTGGCTGCTCCCCAGGTAAACCGTGACATACGTCTTTTTGTGGTGGACAGCCACCAGATACTGAAAGGAATGGACAAGGAAGAAAGGGAAGAATATGGAGATGATCAGGGAACCAAAGAGGTATTTATCAATGCCCGAATTGTAGAATTTGAAGGGGAAGATTGGCCTTATAATGAAGGGTGTCTGAGTATTCCCAAGATCCGCGAAGATGTTTGGCGCCCTATGCAGGTTGGCCTTGAATATGTGAACGAAAATTTTGAACCCCGGAAGAGGATGTTCACCGGTATTACAGCCCGCGTCATCCAGCACGAATACGACCATATCGAAGGCAAGCTTTTTATTGATCACCTGACCCCTTTAAAGCGGAAATTGATGAAGGGAAAACTGGATGATATCTCAAAAGGGAAGATCAGCGTGGATTACCGGATGCTCTTTCCTAAAAAATAA
- a CDS encoding pyridoxal-phosphate dependent enzyme yields MIFSLSTSDHIAPEKVTHPLLEEKQVRMEVLRLDRIHPLVSGNKWFKLRYYAEKARHTSQKMIVTFGGAWSNHILATAAFCHENGLRAIGLIRGERPTSLSLTLQDALELGMELQFLSRETYRIKQLPHDIDLLIQQNGAVLVPEGGFGIEGRKGAATIPGLQSSPPFEDIFCAVGTGTTMAGLIHTADEASTIHGIVVLKGYVSMERDILSLLPGHTDLGRHILDHDAHHGGYAHWDNELIRFMNDWYQSTGIPTDIIYTGKLFYAVMKRVKENHFPAGRKILVVHSGGLQGNRSLKKGTLIF; encoded by the coding sequence ATGATTTTTTCATTATCAACCTCAGACCATATCGCCCCTGAAAAGGTCACCCATCCCCTGCTGGAGGAAAAACAGGTGCGCATGGAGGTTTTGCGACTTGATCGGATCCATCCACTCGTATCGGGTAATAAGTGGTTCAAACTCCGGTATTATGCCGAAAAAGCCCGGCATACATCACAAAAAATGATCGTCACTTTTGGCGGAGCCTGGTCAAATCATATCCTTGCCACAGCCGCTTTTTGTCATGAAAATGGTTTGCGTGCCATCGGATTGATACGGGGTGAGCGACCTACTTCCCTTTCGCTTACTTTGCAAGATGCCCTTGAACTGGGCATGGAACTACAATTTCTCTCCCGGGAAACCTATCGGATTAAACAGCTGCCACACGACATCGATTTACTTATTCAGCAAAATGGAGCGGTCCTGGTACCTGAAGGGGGATTTGGAATCGAAGGCAGGAAGGGCGCAGCTACGATACCCGGATTACAATCATCGCCACCCTTCGAGGATATTTTTTGTGCCGTAGGTACAGGTACTACCATGGCAGGTTTAATACATACCGCTGATGAGGCATCCACGATCCATGGCATTGTGGTATTGAAAGGGTATGTTTCTATGGAAAGGGATATCCTCTCGCTCCTGCCTGGTCATACAGATTTGGGCCGGCACATCCTGGATCATGATGCGCATCATGGTGGCTATGCCCATTGGGATAATGAACTGATTCGTTTCATGAATGATTGGTATCAAAGTACAGGCATACCCACCGATATCATTTATACCGGTAAATTATTCTATGCAGTGATGAAGCGCGTAAAGGAAAATCACTTCCCTGCCGGACGTAAAATCCTCGTGGTGCACAGCGGAGGATTACAGGGTAATCGCTCCCTGAAAAAGGGAACGTTAATATTTTAG
- the ruvX gene encoding Holliday junction resolvase RuvX has translation MARILSIDFGLKRTGIAVTDPLQIIATGLTTVESKELIVFLKKYMQTEAVERFLIGEPKNWDDSDTHATPLVEQCIKDLEKNFPQIPITRVDERYTSKMAKDAMLEMGMKKKDRRKKGLVDEIAATIMLQEYLTKI, from the coding sequence TTGGCCCGCATATTATCCATTGATTTTGGACTTAAACGAACCGGCATTGCCGTAACGGATCCATTGCAGATCATTGCTACTGGATTGACAACTGTGGAGTCAAAAGAGTTGATCGTTTTTTTGAAGAAATACATGCAAACTGAAGCAGTGGAGCGTTTCCTGATCGGGGAACCAAAGAATTGGGATGATTCAGATACCCATGCCACGCCACTGGTGGAACAATGCATAAAGGACCTGGAAAAGAATTTTCCCCAGATTCCCATCACACGCGTGGATGAGCGTTACACATCGAAAATGGCAAAGGATGCCATGCTTGAAATGGGGATGAAGAAAAAGGACCGCCGCAAGAAAGGCCTCGTTGACGAGATTGCTGCAACGATCATGTTGCAGGAGTACCTGACAAAAATTTAG
- a CDS encoding UbiA family prenyltransferase translates to MLKKYLSLIKFSHTIFAMPFALIGFFLGVRSEGVEMDWQEGGKLLFLVVLCMVFARSAAMAFNRYLDRQFDAKNPRTAIREIPAGLIKANHALLFTVISSLLFVTCAFFINTLCFYLSPVALLVVLGYSYTKRFTALCHLVLGLGLSLAPIGAYLAVAGVFDVLPILFSFCVLFWVSGFDIIYSLQDEHFDKENDLYSIPAQLGKKNALQVSRVLHVLSFACLLGAGLSGHFHWVYWVGMAMFTAMLIYQHSIVKPDDLRRVNIAFMTANGIASVVFAIFVILDLILLANG, encoded by the coding sequence TTGTTGAAAAAATATCTCAGTTTAATTAAGTTTTCCCACACCATCTTCGCCATGCCCTTTGCGTTGATCGGGTTCTTTCTGGGTGTCCGGTCAGAAGGGGTCGAAATGGATTGGCAGGAAGGAGGAAAGCTGCTGTTCCTGGTGGTCCTTTGTATGGTATTTGCACGAAGTGCCGCCATGGCCTTTAACCGTTACCTTGACCGGCAGTTTGACGCCAAAAACCCCCGTACCGCCATTCGCGAAATTCCAGCTGGATTAATCAAAGCGAATCATGCTCTGTTGTTCACGGTCATATCGAGCTTACTTTTCGTCACCTGCGCTTTCTTTATCAATACCCTTTGTTTTTATCTTTCCCCGGTGGCCTTGCTGGTGGTATTGGGTTATAGCTATACCAAAAGGTTTACGGCTCTTTGTCACCTTGTTTTAGGACTCGGACTTTCCCTGGCACCGATCGGTGCCTATCTTGCCGTGGCCGGAGTGTTTGATGTGTTACCCATTCTTTTTTCTTTTTGTGTATTGTTTTGGGTCAGTGGGTTTGATATCATTTATTCGTTGCAGGACGAACATTTTGATAAAGAGAATGATCTTTATTCCATTCCTGCTCAACTGGGAAAGAAAAATGCATTGCAGGTTTCGCGGGTATTGCACGTGCTGTCTTTTGCCTGCTTACTCGGAGCTGGTCTATCCGGCCATTTTCATTGGGTCTATTGGGTTGGAATGGCGATGTTCACTGCCATGCTCATCTACCAGCATTCGATCGTTAAGCCCGATGATCTTCGCCGGGTGAATATTGCTTTTATGACAGCCAATGGCATAGCCTCGGTTGTATTTGCGATATTTGTGATTCTCGACCTTATTCTCTTAGCTAATGGCTAA
- a CDS encoding CotH kinase family protein gives MKKGLIFLASLGWSLLSLSQSVNLTSSNLPIIVINTQGVEIPDDPKIPADMGIIYNGPGLVNHMSDPFNHYNGKIGIEIRGKSSQSFPMKSYSVELQDATGNDIEQALLGMPKEADWVLYAPYTDKTLMRNFLAYTISREMGNYASRCRYVEVVLNGDYRGVYILEEKIKRGSGRLPITKMGNADNSGDAVTGGYIFKIDKKDPDEQSWISYFKPTENPNRQIEFIYEYPKSENVTNAQKIYLQSYVDSFERALNGANYQDPDLGYRKYADVASFIDFFIVNEVSRNVDGYRLSSYFHKDRDSKGGKLKAGPVWDFDLGFRNADYCSGAAVDGWSFRFNTICRDDYWLVPFWWDRLMTDSSFSSSLRCRWKNLRAGSLNEQRLFFLIDSVNALLGEANVRHFQRWPILGQYIWPNPSPIPTTYAGEITTLKQWLGQRLAWIDQNIPNTGSCFDWPSNKPGTIEVQVYPNPFKNPPSIKVTAKEDQVLQTEVFDLYGRKVFNAQLNVLKGFNFLPVPLDRYPSGLYILRIRNGAGESATFKLMRQ, from the coding sequence ATGAAAAAGGGTCTGATCTTTCTGGCATCACTGGGCTGGTCTCTGCTGTCGTTAAGCCAATCCGTCAATCTGACGAGTTCCAATCTTCCCATCATTGTCATCAATACACAAGGCGTGGAAATTCCCGATGATCCCAAGATTCCGGCAGATATGGGGATCATTTATAATGGACCCGGATTGGTGAATCATATGTCTGATCCATTCAACCATTATAACGGAAAAATAGGCATTGAGATCAGGGGAAAATCTTCCCAGAGTTTTCCAATGAAATCCTATTCCGTGGAATTGCAGGATGCTACCGGAAATGATATAGAACAGGCGCTGTTGGGTATGCCAAAGGAAGCCGACTGGGTATTGTATGCACCGTATACGGATAAAACCCTTATGCGGAATTTTCTGGCCTATACCATTAGCCGCGAAATGGGAAATTATGCATCGCGTTGCCGCTATGTGGAAGTCGTGTTGAATGGTGATTACCGCGGCGTGTATATTCTGGAAGAAAAAATCAAAAGAGGTTCGGGCCGATTGCCCATTACAAAAATGGGGAATGCGGATAATTCGGGTGACGCAGTGACCGGAGGTTATATTTTTAAAATTGATAAAAAGGACCCGGATGAACAAAGCTGGATTTCCTATTTCAAACCGACAGAAAATCCGAATCGCCAGATTGAATTCATATATGAATATCCAAAGAGTGAGAATGTCACCAACGCCCAGAAAATATACCTGCAGAGCTATGTTGACAGTTTTGAAAGAGCGTTGAATGGCGCCAATTACCAGGACCCCGATCTGGGCTATCGCAAATATGCGGATGTAGCTTCCTTTATTGACTTTTTTATTGTGAATGAGGTAAGCCGGAACGTGGATGGATATCGCCTCAGTTCGTATTTTCATAAGGACCGTGATAGCAAAGGAGGAAAACTCAAGGCCGGGCCGGTATGGGATTTTGACCTTGGATTTCGTAACGCCGACTATTGTAGTGGTGCCGCGGTGGATGGTTGGAGTTTTCGGTTCAATACAATATGCCGTGATGATTATTGGCTCGTCCCATTCTGGTGGGACCGGCTGATGACGGATTCTTCCTTTTCCTCCTCCCTGCGCTGCCGATGGAAAAACCTCCGTGCCGGATCGTTGAATGAGCAACGTTTATTCTTTCTGATCGACTCCGTAAATGCCTTACTCGGTGAAGCCAATGTGCGCCATTTCCAACGCTGGCCGATCCTGGGCCAATATATTTGGCCCAATCCAAGTCCGATCCCCACCACCTATGCAGGAGAGATCACCACCTTAAAACAATGGTTGGGGCAACGCCTTGCCTGGATCGATCAAAATATACCCAATACCGGATCCTGTTTCGACTGGCCCTCAAATAAACCGGGTACTATTGAAGTACAGGTCTATCCCAATCCATTCAAAAATCCTCCCTCTATTAAAGTGACCGCCAAAGAAGACCAGGTGCTTCAGACGGAAGTATTTGACCTTTATGGACGTAAAGTTTTCAATGCTCAGTTGAATGTGCTTAAAGGGTTCAATTTCTTACCGGTGCCTTTGGACCGGTATCCTTCGGGTCTCTATATCCTCCGGATCAGGAATGGTGCAGGAGAATCGGCCACCTTCAAACTTATGCGTCAATAA
- the mutS gene encoding DNA mismatch repair protein MutS, which translates to MSKAKTSDTPLMQQHRAIKQKYPDAILLFRVGDFYETFGPDAVIAAQVLGITLTKRNNGAASSSELAGFPHHALDTYLHKLVKAGYRVAICDQLEDPKLAKGIVKRGVTEMVTPGTATNDKLLEHHSNNFLAGVHFAENDRYGLAFLDISTGEFLIAEGDRDYADKLLQGFKPAEVVFQRHKQKLFREQFGGKMYNYTLDEWIFTPTYGIDTLLKHFQTHSLKGFGVEDLQEGLVAAGAVLHYLKDTEHPNLQHISSLQRIDREDFLWMDRFTIRNLELVHRSNENATTLLDVIDTTVSPMGARLLRRWLVFPLRDIQKIQERLNLVEYLVKDTETRNRLYQHIKACGDIERLISKVPMKKINPREVLQLGRGLKQVESIRQVCLSSTSEYLKRLGDALNPCPFIAEKIFREIVDNPPALAAKGGMIQAGIHAELDQLRSIAHNGKEYLASLQQKEAQETGISSLKIAFNNVFGYYLEVTNAHKNKVPASWIRKQTLTNAERYITPELKEYEEKITGAEEKILGLETAIFEGLVTELQDYLQPIQANAHILANLDCMCAFAQNALQFQFRKPVLHDGAELDIREGRHPVIERQLPAGETYVSNDLILDKTKQQLIILTGPNMSGKSALLRQTALIVLLAHTGSFVPAAAASIPLTDKIFTRVGASDNLSGGESTFMVEMNETASIINNLTPRSLVLLDEIGRGTSTYDGISIAWSIAEHLHESPHRPFTLFATHYHELNELEEKLVRVKNFHITNKEVGNRILFLRKLAPGGSTHSFGIHVARMAGMPPSLINRANEILAQLEDKHLSGHPAPAEKLKDLNGPGQERLQLSIFDAHTETFQTIRTILESTDINRLTPVEALLKLQEIKNLLK; encoded by the coding sequence ATGAGTAAAGCCAAAACATCAGATACTCCCTTGATGCAGCAGCACCGGGCCATCAAACAAAAATACCCGGATGCAATCCTCTTGTTCCGGGTTGGGGATTTCTATGAAACCTTTGGCCCCGATGCTGTGATCGCTGCCCAGGTACTTGGAATTACCCTGACCAAAAGAAACAATGGAGCGGCTTCGTCCTCCGAATTAGCTGGATTCCCGCATCATGCGTTGGATACCTATCTGCACAAACTGGTCAAAGCCGGATACCGGGTGGCCATTTGCGACCAGTTGGAAGACCCCAAACTGGCCAAGGGGATCGTGAAAAGAGGGGTGACTGAAATGGTAACCCCGGGAACAGCCACCAATGACAAATTGCTGGAACACCACAGCAATAACTTCCTCGCCGGGGTTCATTTTGCTGAAAATGATCGATATGGACTGGCTTTTCTGGATATTTCCACCGGAGAATTCCTGATCGCTGAAGGCGACAGGGATTATGCGGATAAACTACTACAGGGTTTTAAACCTGCCGAAGTGGTCTTTCAGCGGCATAAACAAAAGTTATTCCGCGAACAGTTTGGCGGGAAAATGTATAATTATACCCTGGATGAATGGATCTTTACGCCGACCTATGGTATTGATACCCTGCTCAAGCATTTTCAGACACATTCACTCAAAGGTTTTGGGGTGGAGGATCTGCAAGAAGGATTGGTTGCGGCCGGTGCTGTCCTGCACTATCTAAAGGATACCGAACATCCCAATCTCCAACACATCAGTTCCCTTCAACGGATCGACCGGGAGGATTTTTTATGGATGGACAGGTTTACGATCCGTAACCTCGAACTGGTTCACCGTTCCAACGAGAATGCCACTACCCTGCTGGATGTCATCGATACCACTGTTTCTCCCATGGGTGCCCGGCTTCTCCGTCGCTGGCTGGTTTTTCCCTTGCGGGATATCCAGAAGATCCAGGAAAGACTCAATCTGGTGGAATACCTGGTGAAGGATACGGAAACCCGTAACCGGTTATATCAACACATCAAAGCCTGCGGAGATATTGAACGTTTGATCTCCAAAGTTCCGATGAAAAAGATCAATCCACGGGAAGTGTTACAACTGGGAAGAGGATTGAAACAAGTGGAATCGATCCGACAGGTTTGCCTGAGCTCCACCAGTGAATACTTAAAAAGATTGGGCGATGCGCTTAACCCATGTCCTTTTATCGCGGAGAAAATTTTCAGGGAGATCGTTGATAATCCCCCTGCCCTCGCTGCCAAAGGCGGGATGATTCAGGCTGGCATACATGCCGAACTGGATCAACTGCGATCCATAGCTCATAACGGAAAAGAATACCTGGCCAGCCTGCAGCAAAAAGAAGCACAGGAAACAGGAATTTCTTCTTTAAAAATCGCCTTCAACAATGTCTTTGGTTATTATCTCGAAGTAACCAACGCACATAAAAACAAAGTACCTGCCTCCTGGATCCGAAAGCAAACCCTGACCAATGCCGAGCGTTATATCACGCCGGAATTGAAGGAATATGAAGAAAAGATCACCGGAGCCGAGGAAAAAATACTTGGTCTGGAGACTGCCATATTCGAAGGGCTGGTCACTGAATTGCAGGATTATTTACAACCAATACAGGCAAACGCGCACATCCTTGCCAACCTGGATTGTATGTGTGCCTTTGCCCAAAATGCATTGCAGTTTCAATTCCGCAAACCGGTATTACACGATGGAGCAGAGTTGGATATCCGCGAAGGCCGTCATCCGGTGATTGAAAGACAGCTTCCTGCCGGTGAAACCTATGTAAGCAATGATCTTATCCTGGATAAAACGAAACAACAGCTGATCATTCTGACCGGTCCCAACATGAGTGGTAAAAGTGCCCTCTTGCGCCAGACTGCCCTGATCGTGTTATTGGCGCATACCGGAAGTTTTGTACCAGCGGCCGCTGCCAGTATTCCGCTGACCGATAAGATATTTACCCGGGTAGGCGCATCTGACAACCTGAGTGGCGGCGAATCGACCTTTATGGTGGAAATGAATGAGACCGCCAGTATCATCAATAACCTCACTCCCAGAAGTCTGGTATTATTGGATGAGATCGGTAGGGGCACTTCCACCTACGATGGTATCTCCATTGCCTGGAGCATTGCCGAACACCTGCACGAATCACCCCACCGGCCTTTTACCCTTTTCGCCACCCATTATCATGAGTTGAATGAATTGGAAGAAAAACTGGTCAGGGTAAAGAATTTCCATATCACTAATAAAGAGGTAGGAAACCGCATTCTCTTTCTCCGAAAACTCGCCCCGGGCGGCAGCACCCACAGCTTTGGTATCCATGTGGCCCGAATGGCGGGAATGCCCCCTTCGCTGATCAACCGGGCCAATGAGATCCTGGCCCAATTAGAAGATAAACACCTGAGTGGCCATCCGGCACCTGCTGAAAAATTAAAAGACCTGAACGGTCCAGGACAGGAACGTTTGCAACTTTCCATTTTTGATGCCCATACCGAAACCTTCCAAACTATCCGGACAATTCTCGAAAGCACGGATATCAATCGCCTGACTCCCGTCGAGGCACTGCTGAAATTGCAGGAAATCAAGAATCTGCTGAAATAG